In Thermothelomyces thermophilus ATCC 42464 chromosome 4, complete sequence, a single genomic region encodes these proteins:
- a CDS encoding polysaccharide lyase family 4 protein (CAZy_ID 267817) yields MELRSVVRLLVLSASVFAPGVLSAFGYTSSGNNYVIDAGSANPLVFSVSKSSCDINSIKYRGTELQYSNTGTHIGSGLGSATVSVSQISGSSRYIKVTCVTSTLTHYIVVREGESIIYMATYITAEPSVGELRFIARLLPDKLPNEYPYGEVSNTSGASATVEGSDVFIVNGQTRSKFYSSTRFIDEDSHCVYGGSDLIHVCIMTPQQESSSGGPFFRDIDSNNAGDSTNLYNYMNSGHVQTEAFRMGLHGPYAMQFSRSGIPSVKNLDVSWFGEVSVTGYVPASGRGTVQGTASGVQSGMQGVVHWYNSNAQYWAKTSSSGAFTSPLMKPGTYTMVLYQTEFKIATTTVTVSAGQTTRQDIAGNFNTSRNTLFQIGEYDGQPTGFRNADKFLRMHPSDSRMDSWGPLTYTVGSSTLSDFPMAVFKSVNNPVTIKFNLASAPGAATLRIATTLSFAGSRPQATVNGWSGPVPAAPTKIDSRGVTRGAYRGYGEIYTVNIPAGTLVAGTNTITISSVSGSDGDAFLSPNFIFDAVELYTA; encoded by the exons ATGGAACTCCGATCTGTCGTCCGTCTCTTGGTCCTGTCGGCCTCCGTCTTCGCGCCGGGGGTCCTCAGTGCGTTCGGGTACACCTCGTCCGGCAACAACTATGTCATCGATGCCGGCTCCGCCAACCCGCTGGTCTTCTCGGTGAGCAAGTCGAGCTGCGACATCAACTCGATCAAGTATCGCGGCACCGAGCTCCAGTATTCCAACACCGGAACCCACATCGGTTCCGGGCTCGGGTCGGCCACCGTCTCGGTCAGCCAGATCAGCGGATCGTCCCGGTACATCAAGGTGACATGTGTGACGTCGACCCTGACGCACTACATTGTGGTCCGGGAGGGTGAGAGCATCATCTACATGGCCACCTACATCACCGCCGAGCCGTCGGTTGGCGAGCTGCGCTTCATCGCCCGTCTGCTGCCCGACAAACTGCCCAACGAGTACCCGTACGGCGAGGTCTCCAACACGAGCGGCGCCAGCGCGACAGTCGAGGGGTCCGATGTCTTCATCGTCAACGGGCAGACGAGGTCCAAGTTTTACTCGTCGACACGCTTCATCGACGAGGACTCGCACTGCGTGTACGGCGGCAGCGACCTGATCCACGTCTGCATCATGACGCCCCAGCAGGAGTCGTCGTCCGGCGGCCCGTTCTTCCGCGACATCGACTCGAACAACGCGGGGGATTCGACCAACCTGTACAACTACATGAACAGCGGCCACGTGCAGACCGAGGCGTTCCGCATGGGGCTTCACGGACCGTACGCCATGCAGTTCTCGCGCTCCGGTATCCCCAGCGTGAAGAACCTGGACGTCTCGTGGTTCGGCGAGGTCTCGGTCACCGGGTACGTGCCCGCCTCCGGCCGCGGGACCGTGCAGGGGACCGCGAGCGGCGTGCAGAGCGGGATGCAGGGGGTGGTGCACTGGTACAACAGCAATGCGCAGTACTGGGCCAAGACGTCATCCAGCGGCGCCTTCACCTCGCCGCTGATGAAGCCCGGCACGTACACCATGGTACTTTACCAGACCGAGTTCAAGATTGCCACGACCACCGTCACCGTGTCCGCGGGCCAGACGACCAGGCAGGACATTGCCGGCAACTTCAACACGTCCCGCAACACGCTCTTCCAGATCGGCGAGTACGACGGCCAGCCGACCGGGTTCCGCAACGCCGACAAGTTCCTCCGCATGCACCCGAGCGACAGCCGCATGGACAGCTGGGGCCCCCTGACCTACACGGTGGGCAGCTCGACGCTGTCCGACTTCCCCATGGCCGTCTTCAAGTCGGTGAACAACCCGGTGACCATCAAGTTCAACCTGGCCAGCGCCCCGGGGGCCGCCACCCTGCGCATCGCCACGACCCTCAGCTTCGCGGGGAGCCGCCCCCAGGCGACGGTCAACGGCTGGTCCGGCCCCGTCCCGGCCGCCCCGACCAAGATCGACAGCCGCGGCGTGACGCGCGGCGCCTATCGCGGGTACGGCGAGATCTATACCGTCAACATCCCCGCCGGCACGCTCGTCGCTGGCACCAACACCATCACAATCAGTTCCGTCTCTGGCAGCGATGGAGATGCCTTCCTGAGCCCCAACTTT ATCTTCGATGCCGTTGAACTCTACACAGCTTGA
- a CDS encoding glycoside hydrolase family 71 protein (CAZy_ID 268055), with product MDFEQPPQTRDPQRGLVAPDSGRKVFAHYLVGLTCNQPPERWVQDIAAAQRAGIDGFALNIGPSDPWNCTQLDHAYRAAERSGGFFLFISFDMAAGSWSVPHVVSLIKRYQGSSAQMKVEGRPLVSTFEGPDWAPNWPTVRRETGGICLIPDWSSLGPQGVGQRLDLIDGAFSWDAWPKPGQSKMTLVEDLLYMKSLQGKKYMMGVSPWFYTDLPEWNKNWYCSSESLWHDRWQQVLDLMPDFVQIITWNDFGESSYICDPAPAQVVKGAETYVSGHSHAAFRAVLPYLIAAYKSGSTKIDWQGPETAIAWYRTSPVQTQNHHGTVWGQGGTISATHGAKDVVSVMAVTKGSACITVAVGDLCRLTFETSSHKRVSYFELPFDRHTTGPVSLVLNGRKTIGPEIRRWHGDGKASLNAVAIQV from the exons ATGGACTTTGAACAACCGCCGCAAACCAGAGATCCACAGCGAGGGCTGGTGGCGCCCGATTCAGGACGCAAAGTGTTTGCTCACTACCTC gtcggcCTTACTTGCAACCAGCCGCCGGAGCGCTGGGTTCAAGACATTGCTGCAGCTCAGCGGGCTGGTATAGATGGGTTTGCGCTCAACATTGGTCCTTCGGACCCCTGGAACTGCACGCAGCTCGACCATGCTTACAGGGCAGCCGAACGCAGCGGAGGTTTCTTTCTGTTCATTTCCTTCGA CATGGCGGCTGGGAGCTGGTCAGTGCCTCATGTGGTTAGCCTGATCAAGCGATACCAGGGATCGTCTGCGCAGATGAAGGTAGAGGGAAGACCACTTGTGTCGACCTTCGAAGGTCCCGACTGGGCCCCCAACTGGCCGACCGTGCGTCGCGAGACGGGTGGCATATGTCTCATACCAGACTGGTCTAGTCTAGGCCCGCAAGGGGTCGGCCAGCGGCTAGATCTGATCGACGGTGCTT TCTCCTGGGACGCCTGGCCCAAGCCGGGACAATCCAAGATGACTCTCGTCGAGGACCTTTTGTACATGAAGAGCCTCCAAGGGAAGAAGTACATGATGGGCGTTAGCCCATGGTTCTACACAG ATCTGCCGGAGTGGAATAAGAATTGGTACTGCTCGAGCGAGTCTCTCTGGCATGATCGTTGGCAGCAGGTCCTTGATCTCATGCCTGACTTTGTCCAGATCATTACTT GGAACGATTTTGGCGAATCTAGTTACATCTGTGACCCTGCGCCTGCGCAAGTGGTCAAGGGAGCGGAAACGTACGTTTCTGGGCATTCCCACGCAGCTTTCAGGGCGGTTCTGCCCTATTTGATCGCTGCATACAAGTCCGGATCTACCAAGATCGATTGGCAGGGACCGGAAACCGCGATCGCTTGGTACCGCACCAGTCCGGTCCAGACACAAAATCACCATG GAACCGTTTGGGGCCAGGGGGGGACAATTTCGGCTACGCATGGCGCCAAAGACGTGGTATCGGTCATGGCGGTAACCAAGGGGTCTGCATGTATCACCGTCGCGGTTGGCGATTTGTGCAGGCTAACATTTGAGACATCGAGCCACAAACGTGTCTCATACTTTGAGCTACCATTCGACCGCCACACCACGGGCCCTGTATCGCTCGTCCTGAATGGAAGAAAAACGATAGGGCCGGAAATCCGGCGCTGGCATGGTGACGGGAAG GCTTCGCTCAATGCTGTTGCCATCCAAGTCTGA